The [Eubacterium] siraeum genome contains a region encoding:
- a CDS encoding MFS transporter, producing MAVNYRKTLISCYLGFITQAIAANFAPLLFLTFHNGYGIPLGQIALISSVFFVTQLIIDVLCARFADKIGYRKCVIGSQAFSALGLIGLAFLPELLPDPFTGIIVSTIIYAMGSGLTEVLVSPIVEACPFEHKEAAMSLLHSFYCWGSVGVILISTLFFTVFGIENWKWLSCIWAIIPLVNIYNFSVCPIEHPVEDGKGMRIRDLLRVPLFWLAILLMVCAGASELSMAQWASAFAESALGLTKSVGDIAGPCMFAVTMGISRTLYGKYGEKLDLMKFMIGSAMLCLICYITASLSGIPVIGLLGCIMCGFSVGIMWPGSISICSGKISTGGTAMFALLAMAGDLGGALGPAIVGNITQNAGNDMQKGMLSGCAFPLILMVSLLLLNRAGRKNN from the coding sequence ATGGCTGTGAATTACAGAAAAACACTTATATCCTGCTATCTTGGATTCATCACGCAGGCAATAGCGGCTAATTTCGCTCCGCTTCTATTTCTCACATTTCACAACGGCTATGGTATCCCGCTTGGGCAAATCGCCCTTATCTCGTCGGTATTTTTTGTTACTCAGCTTATCATAGATGTGCTGTGCGCACGTTTCGCCGACAAAATCGGCTATCGGAAATGCGTTATCGGTTCGCAGGCTTTTTCGGCACTGGGACTTATCGGACTTGCCTTTTTGCCTGAACTGCTTCCAGACCCGTTCACAGGAATAATCGTAAGCACAATCATATATGCAATGGGAAGCGGTCTTACCGAGGTGCTTGTAAGTCCGATAGTTGAAGCCTGCCCGTTTGAGCATAAAGAAGCCGCAATGAGTCTGCTGCATTCATTCTACTGCTGGGGTTCGGTCGGAGTCATACTCATTTCAACACTGTTTTTTACTGTTTTCGGCATAGAAAACTGGAAGTGGCTCTCTTGTATCTGGGCGATAATTCCACTTGTGAACATATACAATTTTTCAGTATGTCCCATTGAACATCCTGTCGAGGACGGCAAAGGTATGCGTATCCGTGACCTGCTCAGAGTCCCGCTGTTCTGGCTTGCAATACTGCTTATGGTATGTGCGGGAGCCTCGGAGCTTTCAATGGCGCAGTGGGCGTCGGCATTTGCAGAATCCGCTCTCGGACTGACCAAATCAGTCGGAGATATAGCAGGACCGTGTATGTTTGCGGTGACAATGGGCATAAGCCGTACGCTCTACGGGAAGTACGGCGAAAAGCTCGATCTTATGAAATTTATGATAGGCTCGGCAATGCTGTGTCTGATCTGTTATATCACCGCCTCCCTGTCGGGAATACCTGTAATCGGTCTTCTCGGCTGCATAATGTGCGGATTCTCGGTAGGTATCATGTGGCCCGGATCTATCAGCATCTGCTCAGGCAAAATATCCACCGGCGGTACTGCAATGTTTGCACTTCTCGCTATGGCAGGCGACCTCGGCGGAGCACTCGGTCCTGCTATTGTAGGAAATATCACCCAGAATGCAGGTAATGATATGCAGAAAGGTATGCTTTCAGGCTGTGCGTTTCCCTTGATCCTTATGGTATCGCTCCTGCTGCTGAACAGAGCAGGACGTAAAAATAACTGA
- a CDS encoding AraC family transcriptional regulator, translating into MKFYDYPIISKEGSLPVFLVSVGLNEWQYHVICGNGDNYAKALYCTKGSGVLIMNGEKHIINPYTAFFIPAGCPHEYYSTDESWDTHWIKPSGKSCTDMLKALGFDKPKIFPLPKEEITYLDRCFRCMHEALLSDKVDGNFRASGYLYSFFIELSRLAAKGKGSVQIAPAVTKAIAYIDENYMKQPGLESISKAAGVSSQHLCRLFRQTLNCRPMEYITKRKIQAAKMLLAETRKTVEQIAEETGFCDSSYFCKIFKRFESITPSQFRNAEQAL; encoded by the coding sequence TTGAAATTCTACGATTATCCGATAATCAGTAAAGAAGGCAGTCTTCCTGTCTTTTTGGTGAGCGTAGGGTTGAACGAATGGCAGTATCATGTAATCTGCGGCAATGGTGACAATTATGCCAAGGCTCTTTATTGTACAAAAGGCAGCGGCGTACTTATAATGAACGGAGAGAAACATATAATAAATCCGTACACCGCATTCTTTATTCCTGCCGGCTGTCCGCATGAGTATTATTCAACGGACGAATCCTGGGATACGCATTGGATAAAACCGTCAGGAAAATCCTGCACTGATATGCTTAAAGCACTCGGCTTCGACAAGCCGAAAATCTTCCCTCTTCCAAAGGAAGAAATTACATATCTTGACCGCTGTTTCAGATGTATGCACGAAGCACTCCTGTCTGACAAGGTTGACGGAAATTTCAGAGCGTCGGGCTATCTGTACAGCTTTTTTATTGAATTGAGCCGTCTTGCGGCGAAAGGAAAAGGCAGTGTACAAATCGCCCCTGCGGTAACGAAGGCAATCGCTTATATTGACGAGAATTATATGAAACAGCCAGGTCTTGAATCCATAAGTAAAGCAGCAGGCGTTTCTTCGCAGCATCTGTGCAGATTATTCAGACAGACCCTGAACTGTCGACCGATGGAATACATCACAAAGCGTAAGATACAAGCAGCCAAAATGCTTCTGGCGGAAACACGGAAAACTGTCGAGCAGATAGCTGAAGAAACAGGCTTCTGTGACAGCAGTTATTTTTGCAAGATTTTTAAAAGGTTCGAAAGTATTACCCCGTCGCAGTTCAGAAATGCAGAACAGGCTCTATGA
- a CDS encoding helix-turn-helix transcriptional regulator, whose amino-acid sequence MAASYKKLFKLLIDRDMKKKELAKKADISIATITKMGKDGAVVSSDVLVKICTALECTMDDIVEIVNEK is encoded by the coding sequence ATGGCCGCAAGCTATAAAAAATTGTTCAAGCTTCTGATCGACCGTGATATGAAAAAGAAAGAGCTCGCCAAAAAAGCCGATATCAGCATCGCCACCATTACAAAAATGGGCAAAGACGGCGCTGTCGTCTCCAGCGACGTCCTCGTAAAGATCTGTACCGCGCTTGAGTGTACTATGGACGATATAGTTGAGATAGTAAATGAAAAGTGA
- a CDS encoding glycoside hydrolase family 2 protein, whose product MRTVRELNDFWRFTKLPTGMNISKDYAISPEYEDASWQPVVLPHTYNSEDSTGRMTAADGGDYYRGTVCYRRSLALSFEECSGKELYLEFEGANTVAEVYINGRFAGEHSGGYSAFRFDITDYIYPDKDNLIAVIVSNAPTDYIAPITDNGDFTKMGGLYRGVKLIAVEPVHIALNDSGSCGVYITPRNISKTSADIGILVKLDKAETAEAKAVIFKPQGKPVTEFFGRADKDRITLSGKINRPKLWDGVNSPALYRAEITLFCNGKPVDSIEQEFGIRSYRIDADNGFFLNGKPYPLHGVNYHQDSYESGWAMTDAQRERDYHIIRDMGCTAVRMAHYQHCDHEYSLCDRLGLCVWTEIGIINKMSADESDAHVLSDGFGDNAKQQLRELIRQNYNHPSVIVWGLSNELHQMTDEIFGLYSELYEIACKEDDTRLKTFADNQFYGRFLELPADVVGYNRYFGWYKDAGSAENFGEWLDLYHNEKEKRPVCLSEYGGGGAISQHKDNVNWESDIDPVGVRHYENYQSQLHEILWKQFSVRKYLWAEFIWCMFDFASYGRTEGDTKSLNDKGLCTRERIPKDVYFFYRSVWSSEKTVYITERRHEFRACDVPFVKVYSNADAVELCINDVSYGRISRCELSDNENTVFVWKNIKIKPGTKNKICAKAYFSDGTSRTDYAFWTGK is encoded by the coding sequence TTGAGAACAGTTAGGGAACTAAACGATTTCTGGAGATTCACAAAGCTTCCGACAGGAATGAATATATCGAAAGATTATGCTATCTCTCCCGAATATGAAGATGCGTCATGGCAGCCTGTTGTACTGCCGCATACATATAATTCCGAAGACAGCACAGGCAGAATGACAGCTGCAGACGGTGGGGACTACTACCGTGGAACTGTATGCTACCGCAGAAGCCTTGCGCTGAGTTTTGAAGAATGCAGCGGAAAAGAACTCTATCTGGAATTTGAAGGTGCAAATACTGTTGCGGAAGTCTATATCAACGGCAGGTTTGCAGGAGAGCACAGCGGAGGGTATTCAGCATTCAGATTTGATATTACGGACTATATATACCCGGACAAAGACAATCTGATAGCTGTTATCGTATCGAATGCTCCCACCGATTATATTGCACCGATAACCGACAATGGCGATTTCACAAAAATGGGCGGCTTGTACAGGGGTGTAAAGCTTATTGCAGTCGAGCCTGTTCATATTGCTCTGAACGACAGCGGCTCCTGCGGAGTATATATAACCCCACGCAATATTTCTAAAACATCTGCGGATATAGGCATACTTGTCAAGCTGGATAAAGCCGAAACCGCAGAGGCTAAGGCTGTGATATTTAAACCGCAGGGAAAGCCTGTAACGGAATTTTTCGGCAGAGCGGACAAAGACAGGATAACGCTTTCGGGAAAAATCAACCGCCCAAAACTCTGGGACGGAGTAAACTCTCCCGCTCTTTATCGTGCGGAGATAACCTTATTCTGCAACGGGAAACCCGTCGATAGCATTGAACAGGAATTCGGAATACGCTCGTACCGCATAGATGCCGATAACGGCTTTTTCCTCAACGGCAAGCCATATCCGCTCCATGGGGTGAACTACCACCAGGACAGTTACGAATCCGGCTGGGCAATGACTGACGCTCAGCGTGAGCGGGATTATCATATCATTCGTGACATGGGCTGTACCGCTGTAAGAATGGCTCACTACCAGCATTGTGACCACGAATATTCATTATGCGACAGGCTGGGTCTGTGCGTATGGACGGAGATAGGCATAATCAATAAAATGTCTGCCGATGAAAGCGATGCTCATGTCCTTTCAGACGGCTTTGGAGATAACGCAAAACAGCAGCTTCGTGAGCTTATCAGGCAGAATTACAATCACCCGTCAGTTATTGTCTGGGGATTGTCCAACGAACTTCACCAGATGACCGATGAAATATTCGGGCTTTACAGCGAGCTTTATGAAATTGCTTGCAAAGAGGATGATACAAGGCTGAAAACCTTTGCAGACAATCAGTTTTACGGCAGATTTCTGGAGCTTCCTGCCGATGTGGTCGGGTATAACCGTTATTTTGGCTGGTATAAGGATGCCGGCAGTGCGGAGAATTTCGGCGAATGGCTAGACCTATACCATAACGAAAAGGAAAAGCGCCCTGTCTGCCTTTCCGAATACGGCGGCGGTGGGGCAATTTCGCAGCACAAGGACAATGTGAATTGGGAAAGCGATATAGACCCTGTCGGAGTACGGCATTATGAGAACTATCAGTCGCAGCTGCACGAGATATTGTGGAAACAATTCTCGGTCAGAAAGTACCTGTGGGCTGAATTTATATGGTGTATGTTCGATTTTGCGTCCTACGGGCGAACAGAGGGAGATACAAAGTCGCTCAACGACAAGGGACTTTGCACAAGGGAGCGTATTCCAAAGGACGTATATTTCTTTTACAGGTCCGTATGGAGCAGCGAAAAAACCGTTTATATAACTGAACGCAGGCATGAATTCAGGGCTTGTGATGTGCCTTTTGTAAAGGTATATTCAAATGCGGACGCAGTGGAGCTTTGTATAAATGATGTTTCGTACGGCAGAATATCCCGGTGCGAACTTTCCGATAACGAGAACACTGTTTTCGTGTGGAAAAATATAAAGATAAAACCCGGCACGAAAAACAAGATATGTGCTAAAGCATATTTCAGCGACGGAACATCAAGAACCGACTATGCATTCTGGACAGGTAAATAA